A genomic region of Raphanus sativus cultivar WK10039 chromosome 6, ASM80110v3, whole genome shotgun sequence contains the following coding sequences:
- the LOC108813640 gene encoding protein ULTRAPETALA 2 isoform X3 yields the protein MERECGSKKTLFSEEELQEISEVIVGDDYVEVMCGCTSHRYGDAIARLRVFSDGDLQITCQCTPACHEDKLSPAAFEKHSERETSRNWRNNVWVFIEGDKVPLSKTVLLRYYNQTLKNNSNGSKVIHRDEFVGCSRCGKERRFRLRSRGECRKHHDALAEPNWKCCDYPYHKITCDAEEERVSRKVYRGCTRSPSCKGCTSCVCFGCNLCRFSDCNCQTCFDFTSNTQTHLT from the exons ATGGAGAGAGAATGCGGGTCTAAGAAGACCTTGTTCAGCGAAGAGGAGCTGCAAGAGATTAGTGAGGTCATTGTGGGAGATGATTACGTGGAGGTGATGTGTGGATGCACCAGCCACCGTTACGGAGACGCCATTGCTAGGCTTAGGGTTTTCTCAGATGGAGACCTCCAAATCACTTGCCAATGCACTCCCGCTTGCCATGAAg ACAAGCTATCGCCTGCTGCCTTTGAGAAGCATTCTGAGAGAGAAACCTCTAGAAACTGGAGGAACAACGTGTGGGTGTTCATTGAGGGAGACAAAGTTCCGCTTTCAAAGACAGTGCTGCTCAGATACTACAACCAAACATTGAAGAATAACTCCAACGGGTCCAAAGTAATTCATCGGGATGAGTTTGTTGGATGCAGCAGATGTGGGAAGGAGAGAAGGTTCAGGTTGAGGAGCAGAGGGGAATGCCGGAAGCACCATGATGCTTTGGCTGAGCCCAATTGGAAGTGTTGCGACTATCCATACCACAA GATAACATGTGACGCGGAGGAAGAGAGAGTGAGCAGGAAAGTTTACAGAGGTTGCACTCGTTCTCCGTCTTGCAAAGGGTGCACTTCCTGCGTCTGCTTCGGCTGCAACCTCTGCCGTTTCTCTGATTGTAACTGCCAGACTTGCTTCGACTTCACCTCCAACACCCAAACCCATTTGACTTGA
- the LOC108809191 gene encoding uncharacterized protein LOC108809191 translates to MASLARRAMSLAQIPSARVPASVCQRRGLAGAADQHGSTKVDFWKQPTNPGNWKEEHFVLISLSGWGLLFYSGYKLFTGGKGEEKQQPAQ, encoded by the exons ATGGCGTCCTTGGCTCGCCGAGCAATGAGCCTAGCTCAGATTCCATCTGCACGCGTGCCCGCCTCTGTTTGTCAGCGTCGCGGTCTCGCAGGCGCCGCTG ATCAGCATGGATCTACCAAGGTAGACTTCTGGAAACAGCCCACGAACCCAGGAAACTGGAAAGAGGAGCAT TTTGTGCTTATTTCGCTCTCTGGCTGGGGCTTGCTTTTCTACAGTGGATACAAACTCTTCACCGGCGGTAAAGGAGAGGag AAGCAGCAGCCTGCACAGTGA
- the LOC108810977 gene encoding QWRF motif-containing protein 3, with product MKSHENVSLKTSRGKSRVVSSRYLSPLSSSSPNRRNSTSNSSANNVVHLGLRKHDHRMSDGTLPIPNQSNGPEVDTKENCRWIDDEVILPGRFSVDECALHRAASASSSSRRNSSSSLLCYNDESDSESSDVSFASTLTANKPGIKVSSKYLHDHAPTKGCTMRLQQQGSQSFRGTTETSVTKRTNSAARYGSSMSRWAMSPGRSLEAHQASSIYPSSNLKPPRGKGIGKLFNLGFDFFRSKKNKSSPISSSSSPLKPKTESSHQLKLMNNRLVQWRFVNARASAANNNVASRAKKQLLCAWDTLTKLQNLVLQERINLQKKNLEMKLAHVLLSQIKHLEAWEDMGRQHLSSISMTRQALHSLLSRVPLREGAKVNIESAVTIYRKGEAVSDAIISTVNSFAPTIEDIVQIASQLAEVVAQEKLMLEQCHDLLRMISELEMQERSLKCCLMIQHKKTLYTKLVQD from the exons ATGAAGAGTCATGAAAATGTTTCCCTCAAAACAAGCAGAGGAAAGTCCCGCGTGGTTAGTTCACGTTACCTCTCTCCgttatcatcttcttctcctaacCGCAGAAACTCCACTTCCAATTCATCTGCCAACAACGTGGTCCATCTCGGTCTGAGAAAGCATGATCATCGGATGTCAGATGGCACACTCCCGATCCCAAACCAAAGTAATGGTCCTGAAGTCGACACAAAAGAAAACTGTAGGTGGATCGATGATGAGGTCATACTTCCTGGCAGATTTTCTGTTGACGAATGTGCATTGCACAGAGCAGcatcagcatcatcatcatcaaggaGAAACTCATCCTCCTCTCTACTATGCTATAATGATGAATCTGATTCAGAGTCTAGTGATGTGTCCTTTGCTTCAACTCTTACCGCAAATAAACCTGGTATCAAAGTCTCTTCTAAATATCTGCATGATCATGCACCCACCAAAGGGTGCACCATGAGGTTACAACAACAAGGTTCCCAGAGCTTTAGGGGCACTACTGAGACTAGTGTAACTAAGAGGACTAATTCAGCGGCTAGGTATGGCAGTTCCATGTCTAGGTGGGCGATGTCACCAGGAAGATCATTGGAAGCTCATCAGGCCTCGAGCATATATCCAAGTTCGAACCTCAAGCCTCCAAGAGGCAAAGGCATTGGTAAACTATTCAACCTTGGTTTCGATTTCTTCAGGAGCAAGAAGAACAAGTCTTCTcccatatcatcatcatcttcaccaTTAAAACCAAAGACAGAGTCTTCTCATCAGCTAAAGCTTATGAACAATCGGTTGGTTCAGTGGAGGTTTGTCAATGCTAGAGCGTCGGCTGCAAACAATAATGTAGCCTCCCGAGCAAAG AAACAACTACTATGTGCGTGGGATACTCTTACcaaattacaaaatttggtTCTACAAGAGCGAATTAATctgcaaaagaaaaatttgGAAATGAAGCTGGCTCATGTCCTTCTTTCTCAA aTTAAGCATCTTGAGGCATGGGAGGATATGGGAAGACAACACTTGTCATCTATTTCCATGACCAGACAAGCCCTGCATTCTCTTCTTTCCAGGGTTCCCCTAAGGGAAGGTGCAAAG GTGAACATAGAATCTGCTGTCACTATATATCGGAAGGGAGAAGCAGTCTCTGATGCTATCATTTCAACTGTGAATAGTTTTGCTCCTACG ATAGAGGATATCGTTCAAATTGCCTCTCAACTTGCTGAAGTGGTGGCACAGGAGAAGCTAATGCTGGAGCAGTGCCATGATCTTCTAAGAATGATATCTGAGTTAGAg ATGCAGGAGAGGAGCTTAAAGTGCTGCCTTATGATTCAACACAAAAAGACTTTGTATACAAAACTTGTTCAAGACTAG
- the LOC108807463 gene encoding clathrin light chain 1-like, whose amino-acid sequence MRNQIIAEADAYKKAFYEKRDKTIETNKSDNREREKLYWVNQEKFHKEVDKHYWKAIAELIPREVPNIEKKRGKKDPDKKPSVAVIQGPKPGKPTDLGRMRQIFLKLKTNPPPHMMPPPPPAKDAKDAKGGKDAKDTKDEKPAEETKGAEEKPASPAKDASAETSKPEVAATAPGEGEKPEAAAASGEGEKPVSEAEGGKAE is encoded by the exons ATGCGAAATCAGATCATAGCTGAAGCTGATGCATACAAGAAGGCCTTCTACGAGAAAAGGGACAAGACCATCGAGACCAACAAGTCTGATAACCGCGAAAGGGAGAAG CTTTACTGGGTGAACCAAGAGAAGTTCCACAAAGAAGTTGACAAGCATTACTGGAAAGCCATTGCAGAGCTTATCCCGCGTGAGGTTCCCAACATTGAGAAGAAGAGGGGCAAAAAAGATCCTGacaagaaaccatctgtggctGTTATCCAGGGTCCTAAACCTGGAAAGCCCACTGATCTTGGCAGAATGAGGCAGATATTCCTCAAGCTCAAGACAAATCCACCACCCCACATGatgcctcctcctccgccaGCCAAAGATGCCAAAGATGCAAAAGGTGGGAAAGACGCCAAGGACACCAAAGATGAAAAGCCTGCGGAGGAAACAAAGGGGGCAGAAGAAAAACCTGCTTCACCTGCCAAAGACGCAAGTGCTGAAACATCGAAACCAGAGGTTGCGGCTACTGCCCCGGGAGAGGGGGAGAAACCTGAGGCTGCTGCTGCCTCAGGAGAAGGTGAGAAACCTGTGTCTGAGGCTGAGGGAGGCAAGGCAGAGTGA
- the LOC108806875 gene encoding expansin-B1 has protein sequence MQLLPTLCFLFLQLLPRGGASASHSNRQRSVPHWLPATATWYGSPEGDGSSGGACGYGSLVDVKPFKARVGAVSPLLFKNGEGCGACYKVRCLDKTICSKRAVTIIVTDQSPSGPSARAKHTHFDLSGAAFGHLAIPGHSSIIRNRGLISLLYRQTACKYREKNIAFHVNAGSTAYWLSLLIEYEDGEGDIGSMHIRQAGSKEWIAMKHIWGANWCIVGGPLEGPLSVKLTTLSNNKTLSATDVIPKKWVPKATYTSRLNFSPVL, from the exons ATGCAGCTCCTACCGACACTCTGCTTCTTGTTCTTGCAGCTGCTGCCGAGAGGAGGCGCATCCGCCTCTCACTCCAATCGCCAAAGATCAGTCCCTCATTGGCTCCCCGCCACCGCCACCTGGTACGGAAGTCCCGAGGGCGATGGCAGCAGCG GAGGAGCATGTGGGTACGGGTCGCTGGTGGACGTGAAGCCGTTCAAGGCTCGTGTTGGAGCAGTGAGTCCGTTGCTGTTCAAGAACGGAGAAGGCTGCGGCGCTTGCTACAAGGTCAGGTGTCTGGACAAGACCATCTGCTCAAAGAGAGCAGTCACAATCATTGTCACAGACCAGTCGCCGTCAGGACCATCTGCCCGAGCAAAGCACACTCACTTTGACCTTAGCGGCGCCGCATTTGGCCATTTGGCTATCCCCGGCCATTCCAGCATCATCCGCAACCGCGGCCTCATCTCCCTCCTCTACCGCCA gacGGCATGCAAATACAGAGAGAAGAACATAGCCTTCCATGTGAACGCAGGATCAACAGCTTATTGGTTATCTCTTCTCATTGAGTATGAAGACGGAGAAGGGGACATTGGCTCTATGCACATTCGTCAA GCGGGGTCGAAGGAGTGGATAGCAATGAAGCACATATGGGGAGCAAATTGGTGCATCGTCGGAGGACCACTAGAAGGACCACTCTCCGTTAAGCTCACCACTTTGTCAAACAATAAAACGCTCTCAGCCACCGACGTAATCCCCAAAAAATGGGTTCCAAAAGCTACTTACACCTCCCGCCTCAACTTCTCCCCTGTCCTCTAA
- the LOC108806601 gene encoding LOW QUALITY PROTEIN: tetraspanin-19 (The sequence of the model RefSeq protein was modified relative to this genomic sequence to represent the inferred CDS: deleted 1 base in 1 codon) — MVRMVRSCLQSMMKLVNSLLGMVGVAMILYSVWLIRQWQQQTGSLPFPYPHDDYPLPWFIYAFLCLGALLCLVTCAGHIAAETVNSCCLYFYMGFILLLIMIQGGVVADTFLNPDWKQDFPDDPSGAFIRFSKFVESNFKICRWIGLSIFFVQGASVLLAMLLKALGPHPHYDSDDEYDLSTVSLLHDARQPHRPYVVGEPIYGPKPDSWTVRLMKEPTGKRDGAQEKAMRSKVANSHLF; from the exons ATGGTGAGGATGGTGAGAAGCTGCTTACAGTCGATGATGAAGCTTGTGAATTCCCTTCTTGGAATGGTTGGTGTCGCCATGATCCTCTACTCTGTTTGGCTCATCAGGCAATGGCAACAACAAACCGGATCTCTCCCCTTCCCTTACCCTCATGATGATTACCCCCTTCCTTG gTTCATTTATGCTTTTCTTTGTCTCGGGGCTCTTCTCTGTCTTGTCACTTGCGCTGGCCACATCGCTGCTGAAACCGTTAATTCTTGTTGTCTTTACTTT TATATGGGATTCATCCTCTTGCTTATTATGATTCAAGGTGGTGTCGTTGCCGATACCTTTCTTAACCCTGACTGGAAACAG GACTTTCCAGATGATCCAAGTGGTGCCTTCATCCGTTTCTCTAAGTTCGTTGAGTCAAACTTCAAGATTTGCAGATGGATTGGTCTCTCCATTTTCTTTGTCCAG GGTGCATCAGTTCTATTGGCCATGTTGCTCAAAGCTCTTGGACCTCACCCGCATTATGACAGTGACGATGAATATGATTTGAGCACGGTTTCACTCCTACATGATGCTCGCCAGCCTCATCGTCCATACGTTGTTGGAGAACCCATTTATGGACCCAAACCGGATTCCTGGACTGTTAGG TTAATGAAAGAGCCAACCGGTAAGAGAGATGGAGCCCAAGAGAAAGCTATGAGAAGCAAAGTAGCCAATAGTCACCTCTTTTAG
- the LOC108813809 gene encoding uncharacterized protein LOC108813809 isoform X1 codes for MILLSLTPVVVVVEASASSLRLPRPYSVFSYTTTCRRLRSIPFPSLECSCLNTNPTSELEEEKEEEEKVGLSVLGSEIPWEDNNVWSTFALYMFCLHIPLSFGGLSLLSRFLHLPLLLPQSQVLSLVLLQMLELSLTLFLLTITAKPQFKSIHFLNAANSTQEEGRNWLVGSALGFATLVSFIFLTSLVAHQLFPSQDVRNSELNKIIESGEVSRLGCFALYCLVAPFLEEIVYRRFLLTSLASTMEWSKALVISSLVFAASHFSAVDFVQLFGIGCVLGGCYSWSGNLASSVVVHSLYNALTLLLALRS; via the exons ATGATTTTATTATCCCTCAcgccggtggtggtggtggtggaggctAGTGCTTCTTCACTCCGGCTACCGCGACCATATTCAGTGTTCTCCTATACTACCACTTGTCGTCGGTTGAGATCCATCCCTTTCCCTTCTCTCGAATGCTCTTGTCTCAATACCAATCCCACTTCCGAG TTggaggaggagaaagaagaagaagaaaaagtagGGTTGTCGGTTTTGGGATCAGAGATTCCATGGGAAGACAATAACGTATGGAGCACATTCGCTCTTTACATGTTCTGCCTCCATATTCCTCTCAGTTTTGGTGGTTTATCTCTCCTTTCTCGCTTCCTCCACCTCCCTCTTCTCCTTCCTCAGTCCCAA GTGCTATCACTTGTCCTTCTCCAAATGCTCGAACTTTCCCTCACCCTCTTCCTTCTGACGATTACTGCCAAGCCTCAATTCAAATCTATCCACTTTCTTAACGCTGCTAACTCTACCCAAGAAGAAGGGAGAAACTGGTTGGTTGGATCAGCTTTGGGTTTCGCAACCCTTGTGTCTTTTATCTTCCTCACTTCACTTGTAGCTCATCAACTCTTTCCTTCTCAG GATGTGCGCAACTCCGAATTGAACAAGATCATTGAAAGCGGGGAGGTGTCCAGACTCGGCTGTTTTGCTCTCTACTGCCTTGTTGCTCCCTTTCTTGAGGAGATTGTGTACAGACGATTTCTACTCACCTCCTTAGCTTCCACTATGGAATGGAGCAAGGCCCTTGTTATCAGCTCACTAGTATTTGCTGCATCTCACTTCTCTGCGGTTGATTTTGTGCAGCTGTTTGGGATAGGTTGCGTTCTTGGGGGATGTTACAGCTGGTCAGGAAACTTAGCCTCCTCGGTGGTCGTCCACTCCTTGTACAATGCCCTGACACTCCTCCTTGCGCTACGTTCTTAA
- the LOC108813809 gene encoding uncharacterized protein LOC108813809 isoform X2, giving the protein MILLSLTPVVVVVEASASSLRLPRPYSVFSYTTTCRRLRSIPFPSLECSCLNTNPTSELEEEKEEEEKVGLSVLGSEIPWEDNNVWSTFALYMFCLHIPLSFGGLSLLSRFLHLPLLLPQSQVLSLVLLQMLELSLTLFLLTITAKPQFKSIHFLNAANSTQEEGRNWLVGSALGFATLVSFIFLTSLVAHQLFPSQLFGIGCVLGGCYSWSGNLASSVVVHSLYNALTLLLALRS; this is encoded by the exons ATGATTTTATTATCCCTCAcgccggtggtggtggtggtggaggctAGTGCTTCTTCACTCCGGCTACCGCGACCATATTCAGTGTTCTCCTATACTACCACTTGTCGTCGGTTGAGATCCATCCCTTTCCCTTCTCTCGAATGCTCTTGTCTCAATACCAATCCCACTTCCGAG TTggaggaggagaaagaagaagaagaaaaagtagGGTTGTCGGTTTTGGGATCAGAGATTCCATGGGAAGACAATAACGTATGGAGCACATTCGCTCTTTACATGTTCTGCCTCCATATTCCTCTCAGTTTTGGTGGTTTATCTCTCCTTTCTCGCTTCCTCCACCTCCCTCTTCTCCTTCCTCAGTCCCAA GTGCTATCACTTGTCCTTCTCCAAATGCTCGAACTTTCCCTCACCCTCTTCCTTCTGACGATTACTGCCAAGCCTCAATTCAAATCTATCCACTTTCTTAACGCTGCTAACTCTACCCAAGAAGAAGGGAGAAACTGGTTGGTTGGATCAGCTTTGGGTTTCGCAACCCTTGTGTCTTTTATCTTCCTCACTTCACTTGTAGCTCATCAACTCTTTCCTTCTCAG CTGTTTGGGATAGGTTGCGTTCTTGGGGGATGTTACAGCTGGTCAGGAAACTTAGCCTCCTCGGTGGTCGTCCACTCCTTGTACAATGCCCTGACACTCCTCCTTGCGCTACGTTCTTAA
- the LOC108811629 gene encoding pentatricopeptide repeat-containing protein At2g20710, mitochondrial: MNHLLRPHLGSFRRSNLPWRCSFLRFPKTVPSPDPVHDSLKRRIERAPDSMPSLTPLLHEWRQLGNKPGLSELRSIISSLHKFDRFSHALQVSEWMSDQQVYNLSTVDYEIRLLLIAKLRGLEAASNFLDTIPLKKRDFYVHNALLNSCKTHGSLCIAESTFQKMRDLGLVSTNPKPYNTMLYLYYYTASNHDMVVNLLLEMDHLRLEPQGVPFGKLFSCFAIASCVKDTVGMEKFLNKWGDRMEPWATCFFPACLYMELGSIDKGLSLFRKTEELLDDDSRKSMYGALMRVYCHRGDREDVYRLSNLAKRHGISFDTDVSSEMIKFFAMKNDFDGAQEIMEEWDTGAGDLGLSDFGHRKRCMKEEADKAINVLGKKWESKWESLTDMLEKNLAEGEDEDGERERRKRVTEALEGGRLHERWNPKTSMTLSAYACVQYVEGRRDMQSAAEILKLLNKQEQVSRAMDKDRLCLKMVEAMRGGGYVGGQD; this comes from the exons ATGAATCATCTTCTCCGCCCACATTTGGGAAGCTTCAGGAGGAGTAACCTTCCTTGGAGATGTTCCTTCCTTCGCTTCCCCAAAACAGTTCCTTCGCCCGATCCCGTTCATGACTCTCTCAAGCGTCGTATAGAACGAGCCCCAGATTCGATGCCCTCCCTCACCCCTTTGCTCCACGAATGGCGACAACTCGGAAACAAACCTGGTCTTTCTGAACTCAGGAGCATCATCTCCTCCCTTCACAAATTCGACCGCTTCTCCCACGCCCTCCAG GTTTCGGAGTGGATGAGTGACCAACAAGTTTACAATCTGTCTACGGTGGATTACGAGATTCGGCTTCTCTTGATTGCTAAGCTTCGTGGTCTTGAAGCAGCCAGTAACTTCTTGGACACCATTCCCTTGAAGAAGAGAGACTTTTACGTGCACAACGCTCTCTTGAACTCTTGCAAAACCCACGGCTCTCTCTGCATAGCCGAGTCCACGTTTCAGAAGATGAGAGACCTTGGTTTGGTTTCCACCAACCCTAAACCCTACAACACCATGCTCTATCTCTACTACTACACTGCTTCAAATCACGACATGGTTGTCAATCTCCTGCTCGAGATGGACCACCTAAGATTGGAACCCCAAGGAGTTCCCTTTGGCAAGCTCTTCTCTTGTTTTGCTATCGCATCGTGCGTCAAAGACACTGTGGGAATGGAGAAGTTTCTCAACAAGTGGGGGGATCGGATGGAGCCATGGGCCACATGCTTTTTTCCTGCATGCCTCTATATGGAACTTGGATCTATTGATAAGGGTTTGTCTTTGTTTCGTAAGACTGAGGAATTACTCGATGATGACAGCAGAAAAAGCATGTATGGAGCTCTCATGAGAGTCTACTGTCATCGCGGTGACAGAGAGGACGTTTACCGTCTCTCCAACTTGGCTAAACGCCACGGGATATCCTTCGACACCGATGTAAGTTCTGAGATGATCAAGTTCTTTGCTATGAAGAACGATTTTGATGGGGCTCAGGAGATCATGGAAGAGTGGGATACAGGGGCTGGCGATCTTGGTCTTTCAGATTTTGGTCACCGGAAAAGATGCATGAAAGAGGAGGCTGATAAAGCTATCAACGTGCTTGGGAAGAAGTGGGAGAGCAAGTGGGAGAGTTTGACTGACATGTTAGAGAAAAACTTGGCGGAGGGTGAGGATGAGGATGGTGAAAGGGAGAGGAGGAAGAGGGTGACGGAGGCCTTGGAGGGGGGGAGGCTGCACGAACGCTGGAACCCAAAGACCAGTATGACTCTGTCGGCTTACGCCTGCGTGCAGTATGTTGAGGGTCGAAGGGACATGCAAAGTGCAGCTGAGATTCTCAAACTGCTTAACAAACAAGAGCAAGTGTCACGTGCAATGGACAAAGACAGGTTGTGTTTGAAGATGGTGGAGGCGATGAGAGGTGGAGGATACGTTGGTGGACAAGACTAG
- the LOC108812850 gene encoding riboflavin synthase: protein MMATQSFSLLPSPQLPPNIASVRPNILRFDSSKLTTKCGRHRRQNLSIRSVFTGIVEEMGQVKDMGLADHGGFDLKIGARVVVEDVKLGDSIAVNGTCLTVTHFDAEEFTVGLAPETLRKTSLEELERGSLVNLERALQPVSRMGGHVVQGHVDGTGVIVSMEAEGDSLWVKVKADKALLKYIVPKGFVAVDGTSLTVVDVSDEESCFNFMLVAYTQQNVVIPTKKVGQKVNLEVDIMGKYVERLLLTINTPQEKKG from the exons ATGATGGCCACTCAATCTTTCAGTCTGCTTCCCTCTCCGCAGTTGCCGCCAAACATCGCTTCAGTCAGACCAAATATCCTAAGATTTGACTCATCAAAGCTGACGACGAAATGTGGAAGACATCGGAGGCAAAATCTGAGCATCAGATCGGTGTTCACGGGAATCGTGGAAGAAATGGGGCAAGTAAAGGATATGGGATTAGCTGATCACGGCGGATTCGACCTTAAAATCGGGGCGAGAGTGGTGGTGGAGGACGTGAAGCTAGGCGACAGCATCGCCGTCAACGGTACTTGCCTAACTGTCACCCATTTCGACGCCGAGGAGTTCACCGTCGGGTTAGCGCCGGAGACGCTGCGGAAAACGTCGCTGGAGGAGCTGGAGAGAGGATCCCTGGTGAACCTGGAGCGAGCGCTGCAGCCGGTGAGCCGAATGGGGGGACACGTGGTGCAGGGACACGTGGACGGTACGGGGGTGATCGTTTCGATGGAGGCTGAGGGAGATTCGCTGTGGGTGAAGGTGAAAGCGGACAAGGCTTTGCTCAAATACATTGTCCCCAAGGGGTTTGTGGCGGTGGACGGGACGAGCCTGACGGTGGTGGATGTGTCTGACGAGGAGAGCTGCTTTAACTTCATGCTCGTTGCTTATACCCAGCAGAATGTGGTGATTCCAACCAAGAAAGTTGGGCAGAAAGTCAACTTGGAGGTTGATATTATGGGCAAATACGTTGAGAGGCTTCTTCTCACCATCAACACCCCACAG GAAAAGAAGGGCTGA
- the LOC108811631 gene encoding OVARIAN TUMOR DOMAIN-containing deubiquitinating enzyme 12, giving the protein MMGDSSSGSTSWSSQRDTQDDRMIALMLSEEYTNLDGAVARRLSNLAPVPHVPRINSYIPNLNDATLDHQRLLQRLNVYGLCELKVSGDGNCQFRALSDQLYRSSEYHKQVRGEVVKQLKDNRTMYESYVPMKYKRYYKKMAKLGEWGDHITLQSAADRFAAKICLLTSFRDTCFIEIMPRDQAPKRELWLSFWSEVHYNSLYDNRAVPVQQKPKRKHWLF; this is encoded by the exons ATGATGGGAGACTCTTCTTCGGGTTCAACCTCTTGGAGCAGTCAAAGGGATACTCAAGATGATCGGATGATTGCTCTTATGTTATCTGAAGAGTACACTAACCTAGATGGTGCTGTTGCCAGACGCCTCTCCAATCTTGCTCCCGTTCCC CATGTTCCGCGAATAAATTCTTATATCCCCAACTTAAATGATGCCACCTTGGATCACCAACGCCTTCTTCAAAG GCTAAATGTTTATGGTTTGTGTGAGTTGAAGGTCTCTGGTGATGGAAACTGCCAG TTCCGAGCTCTTTCCGACCAGTTGTACCGATCTTCAGAGTACCACAAGCAAGTTAGGGGAGAAGTTGTTAAACAG CTCAAGGACAATCGCACTATGTACGAAAGTTATGTTCCTATGAAATACAAACGGTATTACAAGAAGATGGCAAA ACTTGGAGAATGGGGAGACCATATTACCCTACAATCTGCGGCAGATAGG TTTGCAGCAAAGATATGCCTGCTGACATCCTTCAGAGACACTTGTTTCATTGAAATCATGCCTCGAGACCAAGCACCTAAGCGTG AGTTATGGTTAAGTTTCTGGTCGGAGGTGCATTATAACTCTTTATACGACAATCGAG CGGTTCCAGTTCAGCAGAAGCCAAAGAGAAAACATTGGTTGTTCTAG